In Oncorhynchus kisutch isolate 150728-3 linkage group LG7, Okis_V2, whole genome shotgun sequence, one DNA window encodes the following:
- the LOC109894022 gene encoding transmembrane protein 154 isoform X2 → MSAADPVHGNTRTRGRRGHREMTPSSIMLLLALTACLAGTVFCQGDEDTSTVEETQTENDAWFSVIPTVSDATPTPDSYLSSESPSEEISTTEDHLKSSEASLEDSLSLTFVLVPVVLVVVIIAMVVGVVIINRRWNQKGKSNSDNVEEDKYLHGSDDTEKVPMPMFEDDVPSVLELEMEDLEQWMNKDGGVRMDSGQGI, encoded by the exons ATGTCTGCTGCTGATCCTGTCCATGGTAACACAAggacgagagggaggagaggccACAGGGAAATGACCCCATCGTCGATCATGTTGCTGCTGGCTCTGACAGCCTGCCTGGCTGGGACTG TGTTCTGCCAGGGTGATGAGGACACAAGTACTGTTGAAGAAACACAAACAGAAAATGATGCTTGGTTCTCAG TGATCCCAACTGTAAGTGATGCTACCCCTACACCAGACTCATACCTATCatctgagagtccttcag aggaaatttccacgacagagGATCATCTCAAATCCTCTGAAGCATCACTGGAGGACAGTCTGAGTCTCACCTTCGTCCTGGTTCCTGTTGTGCTGGTGGTTGTGATAATCGCCATGGTAGTGGGAGTAGTCATAATCAACCGCAGATGGAATCAGAAAGGAAAGAGCAATTCTG ATAACGTAGAAGAGGATAAATATTTGCATGGTAGCGATGACACAGAAAAAGTTCCAAT GCCCATGTTTGAGGATGATGTCCCCTCTGTGTTGGAGCTGGAGATGGAAGACCTGGAACAGTGGATGAATAAAGATG GTGGCGTTCGAATGGACTCTGGACAAGGGATCTAA
- the LOC109894022 gene encoding transmembrane protein 154 isoform X1, giving the protein MSAADPVHGNTRTRGRRGHREMTPSSIMLLLALTACLAGTVFCQGDEDTSTVEETQTENDAWFSVIPTVSDATPTPDSYLSSESPSEGYETEAESGSGFSPGVNIEEEISTTEDHLKSSEASLEDSLSLTFVLVPVVLVVVIIAMVVGVVIINRRWNQKGKSNSDNVEEDKYLHGSDDTEKVPMPMFEDDVPSVLELEMEDLEQWMNKDGGVRMDSGQGI; this is encoded by the exons ATGTCTGCTGCTGATCCTGTCCATGGTAACACAAggacgagagggaggagaggccACAGGGAAATGACCCCATCGTCGATCATGTTGCTGCTGGCTCTGACAGCCTGCCTGGCTGGGACTG TGTTCTGCCAGGGTGATGAGGACACAAGTACTGTTGAAGAAACACAAACAGAAAATGATGCTTGGTTCTCAG TGATCCCAACTGTAAGTGATGCTACCCCTACACCAGACTCATACCTATCatctgagagtccttcag AGGGATATGAGACTGAAGCTGAATCTGGTTCTGGATTCAGTCCAGGTGTCAATATAGAAG aggaaatttccacgacagagGATCATCTCAAATCCTCTGAAGCATCACTGGAGGACAGTCTGAGTCTCACCTTCGTCCTGGTTCCTGTTGTGCTGGTGGTTGTGATAATCGCCATGGTAGTGGGAGTAGTCATAATCAACCGCAGATGGAATCAGAAAGGAAAGAGCAATTCTG ATAACGTAGAAGAGGATAAATATTTGCATGGTAGCGATGACACAGAAAAAGTTCCAAT GCCCATGTTTGAGGATGATGTCCCCTCTGTGTTGGAGCTGGAGATGGAAGACCTGGAACAGTGGATGAATAAAGATG GTGGCGTTCGAATGGACTCTGGACAAGGGATCTAA